A single region of the Triticum dicoccoides isolate Atlit2015 ecotype Zavitan chromosome 2B, WEW_v2.0, whole genome shotgun sequence genome encodes:
- the LOC119368489 gene encoding uncharacterized protein LOC119368489, which yields MAAAALGDVDDLDFDLGFMDGLECLDFEFDLPDMGLTELCHGGDGECLLPSVADKEDGLVLDLGSHDGDGAQGGRESSPDSVVTDDGAPPSESAGYRDVGEMSTYATELERFLMEDEDNGDAGGPLHPKELAADDYFLGDLDDRYIEPATPGKDLVLDDDYFGDLVSYDYFYDLAVAGDGCVEPAAGASVDAAASPATEEEDAGEDDDEATSRKRARQRKGAAAVPREAELRETPVMHAISSISTGNGCRPLGYHWLHPCTTVCLLA from the exons atggccgccgccgcgttGGGTGACGTTGATGACCTCGACTTTGACCTGGGTTTTATGGACGGGCTCGAGTGCCTCGACTTCGAGTTCGACCTGCCAGACATGGGCCTCACCGAGTTGTgccacggcggcgacggcgagtgcTTGCTGCCCTCCGTGGCCGATAAGGAGGACGGTTTGGTTTTGGATCTGGGTTCTCATGATGGTGATGGTGCCCAAGGGGGGAGGGAGAGCTCGCCGGACTCCGTGGTGACGGACGACGGCGCGCCGCCGTCGGAGTCGGCCGGGTATCGCGATGTCGGCGAGATGTCGACATACGCAACCGAGCTGGAGAGGTTCCTCATGGAGGACGAGGATAACGGGGACGCCGGCGGGCCGCTCCATCCGAAGGAGCTTGCCGCCGACGACTACTTCTTGGGTGATCTCGACGACCGTTACATCGAGCCGGCGACTCCAGGGAAGGATCTCGTCCTCGACGACGACTACTTCGGCGATCTCGTCTCGTACGACTACTTCTATGATCTTGCTGTTGCGGGCGACGGCTGCGTCGAGCCCGCGGCCGGTGCCAGCGTGGACGCTGCTGCATCACCGGCGACGGAGGAGGAGGATGCTGGCGAGGACGACGACGAAGCGACCTCGAGGAAGCGTGCAAG GCAGAGGAAGGGCGCCGCTGCGGTGCCACGCGAAGCAGAGCTCCGGGAAACGCCGGTGATGCATGCCATCTCGTCGATCTCGACTGGAAACGGGTGCCGCCCCCTTGGTTACCATTGGCTGCATCCCTGCACCACAGTGTGCCTGCTGGCCTGA